The Dreissena polymorpha isolate Duluth1 chromosome 10, UMN_Dpol_1.0, whole genome shotgun sequence genome includes a region encoding these proteins:
- the LOC127848477 gene encoding uncharacterized protein LOC127848477: MIRIAYQLLKRFWNRNKKTRTNMMNMIIFVLVIGSCGSSFGFIYPNNACWEDGQCQHGGTCQTAPNHFLLKNCKCKPEYTGHYCEQRITPAPQIHTTQITTQAPTTRPVATTTLEATTTPVPTTTPMPTTTTIATTTELHLYTDTPHCAKYSIVFDIADTIISHNALASVCSSSGNHSSPEAFVLNHCDLAIKNPKEWQKGHQVMTNCTAVPAYTPVIETSGDEFSSGTHRSGIFLECLPEPEGFKMVYQGCDSIPIIEHVTSDKAKLFYTVQ, encoded by the exons ATGATAAGAATCGCTTATCAGTTGCTCAAACGGTTTTGGAATCGCAACAAGAAAACAAGGACAAACATGATGAACATGATTATATTTG TACTTGTGATTGGCTCTTGTGGTAGTTCCTTCGGGTTCATTTATCCAA ACAACGCATGTTGGGAAGATGGTCAGTGTCAACACGGGGGTACCTGTCAAACTGCACCGAATCATTTCCTTTTGAAGAATTGCAAATGCAAACCCGAATATACGGGGCATTACTGTGAACAAAGAATTA CACCAGCACCCCAAATACACACAACGCAAATCACAACACAAGCGCCGACCACAAGACCAGTGGCAACCACCACATTAGAAGCAACCACCACACCAGTGCCAACGACAACACCAATGCCTACGACAACAACGATCGCGACGACAACAGAGTTGCACCTGTACACAG ACACGCCTCACTGCGCGAAATACAGCATTGTGTTCGACATTGCTGATACTATTATTTCCCACAATGCCCTCGCGTCTGTTTGCTCATCTTCCGGCAATCATTCGTCCCCCGAGGCATTCGTACTCAACCACTGTGATCTGGCAATTAAAAACCCAAAGGAATGGCAAAAGGGGCATCAG GTCATGACCAACTGTACGGCTGTACCCGCATACACACCAGTAATCGAAACATCCGGAGATGAATTCAGTTCCGGCACTCATCGGTCAGGAATCTTTCTGGAATGTCTGCCGGAACCCGAGGGCTTTAAG ATGGTTTACCAAGGCTGCGACTCGATTCCCATAATTGAGCACGTGACATCGGATAAAGCAAAGCTGTTTTATACTGTTCAGTAA
- the LOC127847822 gene encoding multiple epidermal growth factor-like domains protein 11 — MMNMFIMVLVLGSCCTSFGFFLAGSCANNTQCQHGGTCLYATNQHFLRVCQCKPEYTGQHCEERLTPTTSTSTTPAPTTTTVATTTELHMYTDALTCSKYNTVLAIADGFISHNDHAAACPGSGNHATPEALVMDYCQVQHPSEWAPDHKVMTHCSAVPMYTPVIEITAETNSYSSITSLSGIFLGCLHAPEGFKMAVQMCDSPPKIMHVTTSADMFYTIK; from the exons ATGATGAATATGTTTATAATGG TACTGGTGCTTGGTTCCTGTTGTACTTCCTTTGGGTTCTTTCTTGCAG GCTCATGTGCAAACAACACTCAGTGTCAACACGGGGGTACCTGTCTTTATGCAACGAATCAACATTTTTTGAGGGTTTGCCAATGCAAACCCGAATACACAGGGCAACACTGTGAAGAAAGGCTTA CACCAACAACCTCAACAAGCACAACACCAGCGCCAACGACGACAACGGTTGCGACGACAACAGAGTTACATATGTACACAG ATGCGCTTACATGCTCGAAGTACAATACGGTCCTGGCCATAGCGGACGGATTCATATCCCACAATGACCATGCGGCGGCGTGTCCGGGTTCCGGTAACCATGCGACACCGGAAGCACTTGTTATGGACTACTGTCAAGTGCAACATCCAAGCGAATGGGCACCCGACCACAAG GTCATGACACATTGTTCGGCTGTTCCAATGTACACGCCTGTAATAGAGATTACTGCAGAGACAAACTCATATTCATCCATTACGTCGTTGTCGGGGATTTTTCTCGGTTGTCTTCATGCACCCGAGGGGTTCAAG ATGGCTGTTCAGATGTGTGACTCGCCGCCAAAAATCATGCACGTGACCACAAGCGCCGACATGTTTTATACGATTAAATGA